A single region of the Garra rufa chromosome 6, GarRuf1.0, whole genome shotgun sequence genome encodes:
- the LOC141337408 gene encoding cholesterol 25-hydroxylase-like protein 1, member 2 — translation MTLAVVFETIWETYQTKDSVLQPMWDYFRLNHSETLRSPLFPVILTVASYFVLCLPYLVCDIMGKKWPAISRYKIQPDKMPTTAMLLHCSGVTLYNHVLLVFPAAIAQWIWRPPVPLPERAPSLLELAGGVTGSLLLFDLQYFIWHYLHHKIRWLYVTFHAIHHNYSAPFALATQCLSGWELVTVGFWTTLNPILMRCHLLTTWMFMVVHVYVSVEDHCGYDFPWSMSRLIPFGVYGGPSKHDVHHQKPNTNFAPHFSHLDKMFGTHADFSYAKRQR, via the coding sequence ATGACGCTAGCTGTTGTGTTTGAGACAATTTGGGAGACCTACCAAACAAAAGACTCAGTTTTGCAGCCTATGTGGGACTACTTTCGACTGAACCACTCTGAAACTCTTCGGTCTCCTCTCTTTCCTGTCATTCTGACCGTAGCGTCGTATTTTGTTCTTTGCCTACCCTACCTAGTCTGCGACATCATGGGAAAGAAGTGGCCAGCTATTAGCCGCTACAAGATCCAGCCTGACAAGATGCCCACAACTGCAATGCTCCTTCATTGCAGTGGAGTTACTCTTTACAATCACGTACTTCTGGTGTTTCCAGCAGCGATAGCGCAGTGGATCTGGAGACCTCCTGTTCCCCTGCCTGAGCGAGCACCTTCGTTGCTTGAACTCGCAGGTGGGGTGACTGGAAGCCTTCTTCTGTTTGACTTACAGTATTTTATCTGGCACTATTTGCATCATAAGATCCGCTGGCTGTATGTGACTTTCCATGCCATCCATCATAACTACTCTGCCCCGTTCGCTCTGGCCACACAGTGCCTTAGTGGATGGGAGTTGGTCACGGTGGGCTTCTGGACCACGCTCAACCCTATTCTCATGAGGTGTCATCTGCTCACCACCTGGATGTTCATGGTGGTCCATGTCTATGTATCAGTGGAAGACCACTGCGGATATGATTTCCCTTGGTCCATGTCTCGTCTGATCCCATTTGGTGTTTATGGAGGTCCGAGCAAGCATGATGTGCACCATCAGAAACCTAATACTAACTTTGCACCACATTTTAGCCACTTGGATAAAATGTTTGGTACTCATGCTGATTTTAGTTATGCTAAACGTCAGCGATGA
- the LOC141337082 gene encoding uncharacterized protein has protein sequence MESESADVVQSLGPEDKPASSSVSADAENDSSSQNTEMTSKDTSQKAGQTQQLCRFYSQGRRCYYGKKCRYLHQRAAGAQRDGENGPAHKEKEGNLDGHPSDPSENSQSGTEEHRHPSSYKTAHVRQERARRPCRYFLSGFCAMEDRCRFLHPQQFPPVEDQPHGLKEWSSFRPSAPAPRPAKSQEQVKLADLTEEVCKQLRATEIAQLMKRFPKDKLIVQEREDGQLTYYRVTVEATDPDWPFDLNEVDIMVSFPERYPQEVFTVDIPEDQELPSIMGRHVQKASEDWLKAKHATNQLMGRVELLFRPYLRWLDRSMEKLFTEGARQLKKDVDLERAGIQFVPYEQLKVTVFKNTSKKSDTPQRIVSLSMASGEEVEEEEQDEAAVEEEEEEDEIALGSDGEEGGQKVENIKTRERRRGTEIKLLGLTLGEQIATVAAKQISVSLKCNRCKVASDLTLSGRLPCTAQCETCQTGISAAFRPSMLHHYSDVLGYLDLNAVVPVDLVLKDSVFTVGCLNCNKEDTIQNLAYGQNWEQNCQHCHTKLSIFIEATRFHFIQPEPRNQTGAAAQYPRRYRDPAVQQGKPLPDKGACRHFKQSHRWLRFPCCGRAYPCDVCHDEDQDHPMELANRMICGHCAKEQPYCNSKPCIGCGGMMTRGAFTSHWEGGQGCRNKAKMSRNDRQKYSNTNKTVAKKKVKENSN, from the exons ATGGAGTCAGAAAGTGCGGATGTGGTGCAG TCATTGGGTCCTGAGGATAAACCAGCCTCTTCATCTGTGTCAGCTGATGCTGAAAATGACAGCTCAAGCCAAAACACTGAGATGACCAGTAAGGACACTTCACAGAAGGCCGGTCAGACGCAGCAACTGTGTCGCTTCTATTCTCAGGGCAGGCGATGCTATTATGGAAAAAAGTGCCGATATCTTCATCAGAGAGCTGCGGGTGCACAGAGGGATGGAGAGAATGGCCCAGCTCACAAAGAGAAAGAAGGAAATTTGGATGGTCACCCATCAGACCCAAGTGAAAACAGCCAGTCTGGTACAGAGGAGCATCGACATCCATCCAGCTACAAAACTGCTCATGTGAGGCAAGAGAGAGCCAGACGACCCTGCCGCTACTTCCTGTCTGGGTTTTGTGCAATGGAGGACCGGTGTCGCTTCTTGCATCCACAGCAGTTTCCGCCTGTGGAGGACCAGCCTCATGGCCTTAAAGAGTGGAGCAGCTTCAGGCCTTCAGCTCCAGCTCCACGACCAGCTAAAAGTCAAGAGCAGGTCAAACTGGCCGATCTCACTGAAGAGGTCTGCAAGCAACTCAGAGCCACTGAGATCGCTCAGCTCATGAAGAGATTTCCAAAAGACAAACTCATCGTGCAGGAGCGAGAAGATGGACAGCTGACCTACTACAGAGTCACGGTTGAAGCCACGGACCCTGATTGG ccATTTGACCTTAACGAAGTGGACATCATGGTCAGCTTTCCTGAGCGTTACCCTCAAGAG GTTTTCACTGTGGACATCCCTGAAGATCAGGAATTGCCATCAATCATGGGGAG ACACGTGCAGAAGGCCTCAGAAGATTGGCTAAAGGCTAAACATGCCACCAATCAACTGATGGGGAGAGTCGAGCTGCTCTTCAGGCCGTACTTGCGCTGGCTAGACCGTAGTATGGAGAAACTTTTTACCGAGGGAGCCAGGCAG TTGAAAAAAGATGTTGACCTGGAGAGGGCTGGAATACAGTTTGTCCCCTATGAGCAACTCAAAGTCACCGTTTTCAAGAACACATCCAAGAAATCAGACACTCCTCAGCGTATAGTGTCACTCAGCATGGCTTCAGgggaggaggtggaggaggaagAGCAAGATGAAGCTGCagtggaggaggaggaagaagaggatGAGATTGCTCTCGGCAGTGATGGGGAGGAAGGCGGCCAAAAGGTGGAGAACATAAAAACAAGAGAGCGACGGAGAGGCACCGAAATCAAACTGCTGGGTCTGACACTGGGAGAACAGATAGCTACTGTGGCAGCCAAACAGATCTCAGTGTCCCTGAAGTGCAACAG GTGTAAAGTGGCTTCTGACCTGACCCTGAGCGGGCGTCTGCCCTGCACTGCTCAGTGTGAGACATGTCAAACAGGGATCAGTGCTGCCTTCAGACCCAGTATGCTGCACCACTACAGTGATGTTTTGGGCTATCTGGACCTTAATGCAGTTGTGCCTGTAGATCTGGTACTAAAGGACTCTGTATTCACTGTGGGTTGCCTTAACTGCAACAAGGAGGACACGATTCAG aATCTGGCTTACGGGCAAAACTGGGAGCAAAACTGCCAACATTGTCACACCAAGCTCAGCATTTTTATAGAGGCGACACGTTTCCATTTCATTCAGCCGGAGCCCAGAAATCAAACAG GTGCAGCAGCCCAATACCCTCGACGCTACAGAGACCCTGCAGTTCAGCAAGGGAAACCTTTACCCGATAAAGGAGCCTGCAGGCATTTCAAACAAAGTCACCGGTGGCTAAG GTTTCCGTGCTGTGGTCGGGCGTACCCATGTGATGTGTGCCATGATGAAGATCAGGACCATCCAATGGAGCTGGCCAACAGAATGATCTGCGGTCATTGTGCCAAAGAGCAG CCATACTGCAACAGTAAACCATGTATTGGTTGTGGAGGTATGATGACAAGAGGAGCCTTCACAAGTCACTGGGAAGGTGGACAGGGCTGTAGAAACAAGGCTAAGATGAGCAG GAACGACCGGCAAAAATACTCCAATACAAATAAAACGGTGGCAAAGAAAAAGGTTAAAGAAAACAGTAACTAA
- the LOC141336805 gene encoding cholesterol 25-hydroxylase-like protein 1, member 1 yields MWNITEVALQLPTSTASNRLLQPLWDYMMFRHYAVVSSPFFPLLLAFSCYFVFSLPFAILDVLGERSPLFKYKIQKSRCPTIGMMLRTLGTAVYNHLVYVLPAVLITNVVMPAPPLPAVAPTVWELISGALGVLLMFDTQYFFWHLVHHKNPHLYRWVHAIHHDYISPFSWSTQHLSAVELMTVGFWSNINPILLKCHPLTIWTLSVFSIWMSVEDHIGYDLPYSPGHLVPFGLLGGAMAHDIHHQKPSSNFAPFFSHWDRLFGTAVTVKPTKKTDKVK; encoded by the coding sequence ATGTGGAACATCACAGAAGTTGCTCTCCAGCTCCCGACCTCCACGGCTTCAAACCGTCTCCTTCAGCCTCTGTGGGACTACATGATGTTCCGGCACTACGCCGTGGTCTCGTCTCCATTCTTCCCACTGCTGCTCGCCTTCTCCTGCTACTTCGTCTTCAGCCTACCCTTCGCCATCCTGGATGTCTTGGGAGAAAGATCTCCTCTTTTCAAATACAAGATCCAAAAGTCACGCTGTCCCACAATTGGGATGATGCTGAGGACTCTGGGAACGGCGGTGTACAATCACCTGGTGTACGTACTTCCGGCTGTTTTGATCACCAATGTGGTGATGCCTGCACCTCCACTTCCGGCAGTTGCTCCAACAGTCTGGGAACTGATCTCTGGTGCCTTGGGTGTTTTGCTCATGTTTGACACCCAGTACTTCTTCTGGCACCTGGTGCACCACAAAAACCCTCACTTGTACAGATGGGTCCATGCCATCCATCACGATTACATCTCGCCGTTCTCCTGGTCCACTCAGCACCTCAGCGCTGTGGAGTTGATGACGGTGGGCTTCTGGAGCAACATCAATCCCATTCTGCTCAAGTGCCATCCTTTAACCATATGGACTCTGAGTGTTTTCAGCATTTGGATGTCTGTGGAAGACCACATTGGTTATGACCTGCCTTATTCGCCTGGCCACCTGGTTCCTTTCGGGCTTCTTGGAGGAGCAATGGCACATGACATACATCACCAAAAACCCAGCAGCAACTTTGCACCTTTCTTTAGTCACTGGGACAGACTCTTTGGCACTGCTGTAACGGTGAAACCGACTAAGAAAACTGATAAAGTCAAGTAG